CGTAGATAATAACAGAACCTTCGTTGTCTGTGAACTTGATAGCATTACTCAAAAGATTATAGATAATCTGTTTGAACTTTCCTTTGTCTGCATTTACTGTAATTGCATCGGGGACTATGTTAACTTCAAGATTTATATCCTTTTTATGAGCAAGAGGTGAGATGATGGATCTGATCTCATCCAGTGAATCACCTATCTCAAACTCTTCCGGATGAAGTGTCATCTTTCCGGCTTCAATCTTTGAAAGATCAAGAATATCATTGATAAGACTGAGCAAATGCCTGCCACTTTTGGAAATATTGCCAACATATCTTTGTTGCTTATCATTGAGAGAACCAAATGTCTCCTCGGCAAGTATATCTGCAAAACCAATAACCGAATTTAGGGGTGTGCGCAGTTCATGGCTCATATTGGCAAGGAACTCACTTTTTGTACGGTTTGCCTCCTCAGCAGTCTTTTTTGCAGCCAGCAAGGTTGCTTCAGCTTCTTTTCTTTCAGAAATATCAACCAGAACACCTGCAATATGAAGAGGTTCACCGTTCTCAGAATATTCCACAACTTTTCCTTTATTGGAAACCCACCTGTATTTACCGTCTTTTCCACGTATACGATATTCACACTCGGCTATAGTGGTTGTACTGTTAAGAATATTGTCAATTGCCATTACAGCACATTCCATGTCAACCGGATGAATATGCTGCTTCATCCATTCAAAATTATGGCCTATCTCTTCTTCTTCATAGCCGATTATATCTGCATATCTCCTGTTAAAGATAAGGTAATCTTCCTTCAGGTTTACATCCCATGTACCTTCATTACTGCCTTCAAGAACTCTCTTCAGGTGCTGCTCACTTTCCCGGAGAGACTTTTCCATACTCCTCCTTTTAAGCACCATTGCCATGAGTGTTGAATACATATTCAAAGTATCAAAATCATCGGAATTCCATGAACGTGTTCCTTCAACTTCATCCAGACCTACAAATCCGATAAGAGTGCCTTCTGTAAATACCGGAAGGACAAGAACTGATTTTATATCCTGCATCTCAAGAATCTCTTTTTCTGCAGATGCTTCGGGAGGTAATGATGAAATATCAGTTATATTTATCATTTCGTCATTCTTTAGCTTTGACATCCACCAGGGGAACATGTCAGCAGGCAGATCCTGTAATTCATCCTTCTGAGCTTGCACATCTTCTGAACACCACTCGTGGGTATTGCTCATAGTTACATCATCTTCATTGAAAATGAACAGATAAGCACGACTTGCTCCGCAGAGAGTACCGATTTCCATCAGGGACATGTCTATTGCCATATCAACATTACCCGGATATGTGAGCATTGAAGAAATAGTAAGCATGGTCTTTTCAATTTGATGCTTCCTTTTCAACAGTTCTTCTGCCTCATTCTTGGAAAGTATCTCATTTTCAAGTTTGGAATTAAGATTATTGACGTAAAATACACTGGCAGTTGCAACAACTAGCAAGAACAGTATACCTACCAGGAAATATTTCATTCTTTCAAGTGTTGCCATCAGATCGATTGTTTCCTGGAACGGACCTTCATTTATATCGCGCAGGCATTCAAGTACAGGAACGTAATCCTGTGGCACTGTCCAGCCGGCAACATCACCGATGCTGCTGTTAGCTGACATGGAAGAAGGCATGCTAAGCAGGGAAACAGATATCCTTTCTGAAATAGACTTTGAGGTCTGAGGAGATTTTGCTATCACCCAGCCCGGATGAAGTCTTGTACTTACAAAAAAAGGATAATCGTCATATTCCTGCGGGTGAATGACTTTGAACTCATCAAGACCTATCTTTCCTTCCATGTACATCTTTTCAAGAATGCCGCAAGGAATTATCCCTACGTCAAAATCACCATCCAGCACAGAATAAACTATCTCTTCTGGATTATCGCTAAACTCAATTGATTTAAAATCAGATTCCGGGATTATACGATGTTCTGTGAATTCCCTTTTTGCCAGCCACCATCCTTCCCATGAAGGAGTTTCCACCACGAGGAAAGAAAGATCGATGGTGTCTGCCAGATTTTCAATATCTTCCCGGTCATTTTCAGTAAATATCACAGTACCTAAAAAAGATGTAGAATCCGGCTCCAAATAGTCAGGTGGCAGGTATGTTACGGTTTCCATAGTTGCAATATTACTGATTCCATTGGACTGTTCAAGAATAACATAAGTTGCCGGATCAACAATTACAAAATCAATTTCGCCGGATGAAACTCCCTGCTGAATGGAATTGAAATCCATGGGCACCAGATCGAATGTGAATTCCGGCATTTCAGATGAGAGGTATGTATCTGTGCCGTTTAGTCTTGTGAAAGGCCGGATATGGGAATCGCCTACCAGCACAGCAATAGTGATCGTATCTTCATCAGCCACAGCTCCCGGACTAACAGCACTCAAAATCATTATAGAAAAGAGGATCGAAAATGAAAGCAGCTTTAAGCTTATTTTCACTTATCCACCCCGCAAGAACCTGAAAGATCTTCATTACCAGACGTTTTTTCAAGTTTTCCAAGGATATTAAGAAGATCCTCTTTTGAGAATGCGCCTTTTTGCAATATACGGAAAGCATTGCTATTCAAATAATCCACTTCATCAGCTTCCATATCCTTGGCAGTGCAAACTATCAATGGTATGTTGATTGTCCTTGAATCTGATTTTAATGTGGATATCACATCAAAACCACTTACATTCGGCATCATCAGGTCAACAATCAATACATCAGGATGAGTTTCAAATGCCTTATTGATACCTTCCTGTCCACCACTTGCGGTTATCACTTCATATCCGAAAGAACGTATCATCTCGGAAAGCATTTCAACGACCATCGGGTCATCATCAATTACCAGAGCTTTAAATGATGTTTTTCCTGACTTTGTAACAAGGTCAGAAAGAAGTCCCAGCAAGCGATCAGAGTCTACAGGCTTTGTCAGGTGGTCTACAATACCAACGATCATACCTATATCCTTCTCACCAAGTGAAGACAACACCAGCACAGGAATGGAAGATGTACAATCGTCCTTTTTCAGGCTTTCCAGTATTTCAGTACCGTCCATTCCCGGGAGATTCAGATCAAGAGTAATGGCAAACGGATGAACCTCTTTTGCAATTTCAAGTGCTTGTACACCGTCTTCTACAAGAATGACCTTGAAACCTGCATCATTTAGCATGAAACTAAGAAGTTCCCTTGAATTCGGATCATCTTCCACCACAAGAATAAGGGGTTCGGAGCCATCGGAATTCTCCGGCTCAAGTATTACCAGATCCCTGGAAGAACTTATTGTGGATGTCTGGATGTTATCCACAGATTCTTCTGTTGCAATTACCCTTGCATTGAGATCCTTGTCTTTGAGGTTCAGAGGGACAGTGATGTGGAAAGTAGAACCTTTGTCTTTTTCACTCTCAACCTCAATAGTACCACCATGCAGTTCAAGAAGGTTCTTTACCAGAGCAAGGCCAAGACCTGTACCCTCAAACTTGCGGTTACTGGAAGAATCGAGCTGTACAAACGGCTGGAAAAGCTTTGCCTGATCCTCTTTAGATATACCAATGCCAGTATCGCGGATGCTTACCAGAAGCATCTGATCTTTCATTGAGATATCAACATGGACTTCGCCTTTATCGGGAGTGAACTTTATTGCATTACCAATAAGGTTGTACATTATCTGTTTCAACTTTCCCCTGTCGGCATTTATGAAAATGCTTCTTGGCCTCATATTGAACTCAAGAACAATATCCTTCTTCGATGAAAGCGGTTTCATCATAAGATGGAGGTCAGATACAAGATCTGAGAAATCAAATATCTCATGGAAAAGTTCCATCTTTCCGGCTTCTATCTTCGAAATATCCAGAATATCATTGATCAGGTTCAGCAGGTGTTTTCCACTATGAGATATATTTCCCATGAACTTGTTCTGCTTTTCATTAAGCTCACCGAAACTTCCATCCAGCAGGAGATCAGAAAAACCAATTACTGAATTAAGAGGCGTACGCAGTTCATGACTCATGGTTGCAAGGAACTCGCTCTTTGTACGGTTTGCTGCCTCTGCGTGTATCTTTGAATCAAGGAGAGCTTTTTCTGTATTCTTTATCTGGGTTATGTCAATAAAACTCTCAATTAATAGTTCACGACCTCCCAGATCCACTATTTCCACCGATTTAAGAATCGGAATTCTGGTACCATCAGAACTCACTATCACACGTTCTGATTTATCCAGAGACTGATTCAGATCACTTATAGGACATCTGCCTTTTTCAGAGGGACAGATGAACTTATGGCAAACACGACCGATTACATCATCCTTTTTACGATTTACCATTTCAAGAGCAGTCGTATTAACATCTACTATCTCATGCGTATTGGCATCAATAGCAACGACACCACAATTGATGTTGTCTATAATAAGGCTCAATTTCTCCTGGTTTTCATGTTCCAGTCTTTGGATCTCTTTTCTTTCAGTGATGTCACGGATGATAAGCTGGACAGTTGAATCTGTTTCGTCTGCAAGAGTTGCAGTCACTTCAGCGTCGATGAGTTTTCCATTTGCCTTTTTGATCTGCATTTCAGCCTTGCTGAAGCCATTTCTTATTGAATCACCAATAAGAGTATGTAGTAATTCCTGCTGGTCAGCATTTACCAGATCATTTAATCCTATACCAACTATAGTCTGGTCTGTCATACATGCAAAAGTGCACGCTTTTTCATTTAAATTCTGTATCATTCCATCTTTTACAATGAAGATCGCATCATTTGAGTGTTCAAAAAGTAATCTAAATCTGCGTTCTTTCTCACGCAGAAGATCTTCAGCCCGCTTGGTTTCAGTGATATCCCTGAAACTAAGGATCCGACCAATGACTTTGTCTTTCCCAAACAAAGGAAATGTGGAAACCTCAAAATAAGTACCGTCTGTGAATTGTACAACAACAATATTACTTACTGTTGTCATGTGATATTTACGCAGCATGGAGAAGAGATGATCATAGTTGACCATCCTGTCTTTAAGGTGTTCAAATAGCTTCAGACCATCCTTTTCAACAAGAATGTGCTCGGGAATGTCCCATAAAGCAATGAACTTGGACTTAAAATGCGTCATCTTGTAATTCTCATCGATTACAACGACACCTTCTGAAACCGATTCTATAATAGAGGAAAGAAGACTTTCTCTTGCATTGAGAGTTTCAGCCAGATGATCTATGCTTGAAGCCAGAGATGAGATCTCATCGTTTCCAGGAATGAATGTACTTTCATATGAGGAAAGGTCAGTCTCTGCTGAATCCACATTTTTCTTCAGGATCGATAGCCTGGAAAGTATGCCGTTTTCAAGGAACATTGTCCCTGCTGCTCCATAGAGAATGCCTGCAAAAATAATCACATATAATATGTATGCAAATGTTGCCTTTGCTTTCTGATATATAACACGTGGACTTGAGATCTCAAGAAGTAATGCAGGTTCACCATATATGTCTTTGATCACAGTATATCCAAGTACAGTATTTTCGCTAACTGGTTCAATATAGATATTTCCAGGATCATTTGTTGACAAAGATATTTTATTAAGAGTACTTTCATCTAAACTGTACCCTTGAAGGATCTTATAGTTCAATGGAGTATTGTGTACATCTGTGAAGAAGTCAGCCATTTCGGGAGTAAAATAATATCCGGTTATGAGTGTACCCATGGAACTGGAATTGCTCAATGAGTCCTGTATCGGACGTGATGAAAAGATAAGAGGGCCTTCAGGCAGTATTATAATGCCGGACGGAGCATAGTTGTTGGACTGAGATGGTAATAGTGGATTTTCCTTGGAAAGTATTGATAGCAATTCGGAGGAAAATTCGATTTCTTTTCCCTGATAAGGGTCATATGCTTTTTTGAAAACAATGTTGTTAGAATTATCAAGGAACACTATCAAATTCAGATACATTGCTTCCATGTCTTCGGTTTCAAGATTTGATTCGATGTAATGCGAATCATTTGTTGACATGAATTCATTTGTAACCAGGCTGGATGCCATTCGTTGAGTTAACATTCCAAGATTAAAACCTGCCTGATCAAGAAATTCTGTGGCTTTATCCATGTCATCAGTAACAGCCTGGCGTTCAAGATCTTCAAAACTCTGGAAAATAATCGAGCCTGCACTGATGTACAAAGTTAAGATCAGGAAAAATAGTGTCAAACTGAAAACTATCAGTGTCTTAGAGCGTAGTTTCATGGCTCAACCTCAAACTCTTACGCAAAAAGAGGATCAGTTTGAAGTTTCAAGGTGATATTTGATCTTTTCCTTAAAACTATGGATATCTATTGGTTTGGAAATGTAATCGATACATCCGGCTGCAATAAAACGCTCGTCATCACCGCGCATTGAGTGAGCTGTCAGAGCAATTACCGGAATGTCTTTTGTATCTTTATCTTCCTTCAATCGTGAAAGAACCTCAAGTCCATCCATTTTAGGTAACTGGATATCCAGAAGGATCAGGTCAAACTCTTTCTCTTTTACTTTGTCCAGAGCTATGAACCCGTCCTCTGCAGGAGTTACTTCATATCCATAGGACTCCAACAGGTCCACAGTGAGTTCCATATTTACAGGATTGTCCTCAATTACAAGTATGTTGCACATTTTTTCCCTCAAGATATTTAGATCCCGCTTAGCTATTGACCTTAAAACATCATCAATATCCTCGAAGAATAGTGATATGATTTTAAGTTACTGATACGGTTAATAAATATAATAAATGAATGATAATATTATGTAGTTGGTTACTCTATAAAAGCATATCGCATACCAATATTCACTGTTAACATTTTCTAAATGTAGAGCTATTTCTTATAAAAGCTAATAAACTTAATTGCAAGAAAATTAATCAGCAATGACCGAAGCCAAAGTCATATATAAGAAACATACAAGAATGACTATTCAGGTATAATACCAAAGAGGCATGCTGAATGAAAGATAAAGTTATGGACATACACCACTCACCTTTCAGGATAGTGCTGGCAATAACAGGTGGAGGAACGGAAGCTATCGGGGAACTTCTGCGCCATGGAGGAGGATCGGACACTCTTATCGAAGCTATTGTTCCCTATGGAAAAGAATCATTAAAAGACCTGATAGGAAAAGAGCCGGAAAGATATGCTTCTGCTGAAACTGCAAAGGATATGGCAATGTCAGCCTATAGCCGTGCATTGTTACTGGATTCCAGATCAGAAAAACCGGAACATTTGAACCTTATAGGAATTGGAGTTACATGCAAACTTGCAAAACAAGGAAATGAGCGTGAAGGCAGGCAGCATGAGGTTTATTTTGCAAGTCAGTCTTACTACAGAACTACTGTATCAGGTATTGCGTTTAAAAATATAGGAAGCAGGGAAGAACAGGAAAATATTGCCACAAATTTCATTTTAGACAGAATAGCAGCCCTGTGTAAACCTGAAAAGTATGCAAAGAGCGATCTCCAGCAAACAGATGCTGAAGAAATGACAATTATCCTTGAGAATGAAGCTGAAGCCGACAGTGAAACTTCAGAGCTGCTTCTAAAAACACTGGAAAGTATCAATTCAGGAAGGACTGTTCCACGAAAAGTGAATCTTGGAACATGTTCCGGCAAACCGGGCATCATTATGTCGGGTTCTTTTAATCCGTGCCACAAGAACCATATTGAAATGGCTATGCTTGCTTCTGAAAAATATGGAATGCCTGTGGACTTTGAGATTTCCCTTGCCAATGTTGACAAGCCGCCTATTGACTATATATCCCTGAAAGAAAGAGTGGATTCTGTCAGAGCTTGCATGCAGGATATGAAAGAAGGTTCTACAGGAAGTATTTATCTTAGTAACTCCCCGCTTTTTGCAGACAAGGCAATTCTGTTCCCTGAGTCGGTTTTTTTGATCGGAACAGACACCCTTAACAGGCTCTTTAATTTCAATTATTACAGAGAAGGAGAAGACATGCAGAGTCTTATCGAACATTTCAGGAAGTATGATATAAGGTTCCTGGTTTTCAGGAGAAAGGATGCGGAGATCTGCAGCGAAATCGATATACCTGATATCTGCGAAGTAGCCTCATATGATTGCTACACTGATGACGGTACATCGTCAACAAAGATTAGAAATGAGAGGAAATGCAGTTTCAGATGATCCTGCATGCATTGTATATGGAAGGACAGCCCCTCATGTCATTGGTCTTTATTATATCTGCATTCACAGCATTTGTAAGTTTATGAACAATATCCTTTGCTTTTGCTACACATTCAGCGTCCATCTTATTCCATTTACCGGATGATATATTATCAAGTGTCTCCTTCAGCATTAAAAGCTCATCTTTTGATACATAGTTTTCACTGGTTACACAGTAGTCAGTTTCTTTACTCAGGTTCTTTAGATTACAGAGTATGGCATCCAGCCGGGAGCTTGTAAGCTCTTCGCTAAATCTGTGTTCTGACGGATTTACATTTTCTCTCAGATAATGCACTTCCGCAAGAAACAGGAAACGGTCACACTCGTAGAACCAGTCCCTAACGTCATATAGTAAATTCATACCCACACTGAGAAAAGAATTGACTTCTATGATATAAAACACTATGGGATTAAAAATATTGGACAGTTATTGTGTTTGCAACATATGTGCAATAAATACACATATCACTATTCATTGAGGTTCGAATTATTTTCAAGATATTTCTTGTACCAGACAAACCATGGAGTATCCAGCAGACCTATGAAATTCTTGGCAATTATCTGTCCGATGATAAGAGGCACAAGCGGAGCAACTCCATAGAATGCAAGAACTACAAATATGAGACTGTCAAGCGTGAGACTCAAAAGGTCACTTGAAGCGCTCCTGAGAAATACCTGCTTTGGATAATTTCTTTTAATCCATGCAAACACATAGGCATCGAGGTTCTGGAAAACAAGGAACGATACCCATGATGCTATGACTATCCTTATGCTCTGTGAGAATATACTCTGCCATGCAGTCTCGTATTCAAAGAATGGTGCAGGAGTGAGACTATTTGTCATCACGATAAACGTCACAAGCAAAACCTGTGTTACAAAAGCTATAATGATGGCAACGCGGGCTTTTTTCTCGCCATATACCTCGTTGATCATATCAATGGCCTGCGAGAGGAATGGATAAAGAAATACGGCAGCAGGTGCAAAGAACGTGTAAAAACCCAGATCGAACTCTATGAGCCTTGAAGCTACTATCTGGGAAGCTGCAAGGTAGATCGTGTAAAAGGCTACAAGTGCAGGAAAACCATATTCCCTGTGCCTGTTGATGATAAATGCAGAAACATAAGTAACTACTGTGAGACTTATTATCCAGTATAACCACACAACAGGAAACGCCAAAAGATCACCTCATAAATATTCAGATACAAAAGACTAGTTGTAAGGATAGAAGAACACTATATAAATATTACTGGTAATAACAGGATTTTCAGCATTAAAGGTCTTCACTATTCACCTGGAAATAGGAACACCAGAGTTTTTCCTTCCTGAAACTGATCATACTTATCCGTTCCCTTGTCATCAGGTCAAAGAGCTTTTCTATGCCTGGTGGATAGGAACCCATGGGATTTGAAGGTACAAGAGGTTCGCCGTCAACCATTTCCACATAATAAAGATCAGAACTGAAATTCCTGATAAAACTTATGTCATAGGCATTGAAAACTGAAATAATCTCTTCCATTGAGACAGGAGGGACGAAATATTGCAGATCCTGATCGGTTATTTGTATGAGAGCATCTTCCATAGAATATGAATTAACCATATGCAATAAAAGGAATATGTTACAGCTATGTAAAACGTGGATATTCTTTTTAGAATCATCTGAAAGTTACAAATCGGACAATATAACGAAAAATCCACCAATTCTAACTATATGTCCGGTTGTATATTTCAAATTTGAAATATCAAACATTACAGATCGAACCAAATTGTAAGAGGAAACATAAAAGGAATACACAAGATTATTCTTAACTTGTAAGCCATACCATTGTATGAAAGTTTATGCCAAAGAGAACACCAGTATGAACTTGTAATAATGAACTTTAAGAGTTAATACCCTGGCAACACTAAAAAGTCATACACAATCATACATGTATGAAAAAGTTAAAATCAATAGTTGTTTCGGTTGCGGCCCTGTTCCATAGACATTTTCAAAACATCAGGCTCCTGCGAACCCAGCATAAGACGCTTACCGTTCCGGAATTCCAGCATCAGGCCTTTGTTGCCGCTTATACTATAGGCTTTGCTGTTGCGGCCATACCTTATTCCCCAACCGCCATAATCCCTCAAGGGACGGTAACTGATGACCTCAGCAGAGATTATTTCATTGAAAGGAAAATGCCTGAATGACAGATGAAGCGGGAAAAACTTCACATAAAGACCACTGTTGCGCACAACAACTTCCAGACGCAGAGACAGCATGAATATCGGGAAAATAATCCCCATACCTGCCAGGATCGCTATCATCCCTTCATCAGATGCAGGATTTGTGCCAAATGGATGCCCGTACACAAGCTGTTCTATAGCGCCGTACCACGTAAGTCCGGCAGTTAAAAGAAGCAGTACAAGCAGCCATATTTGCCTGAATTTCTGGACTTCCCGGTATATTATGGAGTCTGCTGAATCATCATAAGTCATCAACAAAAATAAGAAACTGAAAATATATAATCATTGTTAATATTCTGACTATGAGGGAAATATTATGCATTCTATCGTGTACACCACAACTTCAAGCAAGGAAGAAGCCAGGAAAATTGCCAGGGAACTTGTAGAGAGAAAACTTGCCGCCTGTGTCAACATACACCCCATAGATTCCATATATGAATGGGAAGGAAAAATCGAAGAGGACGAAGAATTTGCGCTTTCCATTAAGACCACAACATCAAAAGTGCCTGAAGTTACCGAACATATAAGAAAAGTGCATAGCTATGAACTTCCGGCCATCATATCATGGGAAATAACCGGGGAAGCCGAATACCTTAAGT
The sequence above is a segment of the uncultured Methanolobus sp. genome. Coding sequences within it:
- a CDS encoding response regulator, with the translated sequence MCNILVIEDNPVNMELTVDLLESYGYEVTPAEDGFIALDKVKEKEFDLILLDIQLPKMDGLEVLSRLKEDKDTKDIPVIALTAHSMRGDDERFIAAGCIDYISKPIDIHSFKEKIKYHLETSN
- a CDS encoding response regulator; translation: MKLRSKTLIVFSLTLFFLILTLYISAGSIIFQSFEDLERQAVTDDMDKATEFLDQAGFNLGMLTQRMASSLVTNEFMSTNDSHYIESNLETEDMEAMYLNLIVFLDNSNNIVFKKAYDPYQGKEIEFSSELLSILSKENPLLPSQSNNYAPSGIIILPEGPLIFSSRPIQDSLSNSSSMGTLITGYYFTPEMADFFTDVHNTPLNYKILQGYSLDESTLNKISLSTNDPGNIYIEPVSENTVLGYTVIKDIYGEPALLLEISSPRVIYQKAKATFAYILYVIIFAGILYGAAGTMFLENGILSRLSILKKNVDSAETDLSSYESTFIPGNDEISSLASSIDHLAETLNARESLLSSIIESVSEGVVVIDENYKMTHFKSKFIALWDIPEHILVEKDGLKLFEHLKDRMVNYDHLFSMLRKYHMTTVSNIVVVQFTDGTYFEVSTFPLFGKDKVIGRILSFRDITETKRAEDLLREKERRFRLLFEHSNDAIFIVKDGMIQNLNEKACTFACMTDQTIVGIGLNDLVNADQQELLHTLIGDSIRNGFSKAEMQIKKANGKLIDAEVTATLADETDSTVQLIIRDITERKEIQRLEHENQEKLSLIIDNINCGVVAIDANTHEIVDVNTTALEMVNRKKDDVIGRVCHKFICPSEKGRCPISDLNQSLDKSERVIVSSDGTRIPILKSVEIVDLGGRELLIESFIDITQIKNTEKALLDSKIHAEAANRTKSEFLATMSHELRTPLNSVIGFSDLLLDGSFGELNEKQNKFMGNISHSGKHLLNLINDILDISKIEAGKMELFHEIFDFSDLVSDLHLMMKPLSSKKDIVLEFNMRPRSIFINADRGKLKQIMYNLIGNAIKFTPDKGEVHVDISMKDQMLLVSIRDTGIGISKEDQAKLFQPFVQLDSSSNRKFEGTGLGLALVKNLLELHGGTIEVESEKDKGSTFHITVPLNLKDKDLNARVIATEESVDNIQTSTISSSRDLVILEPENSDGSEPLILVVEDDPNSRELLSFMLNDAGFKVILVEDGVQALEIAKEVHPFAITLDLNLPGMDGTEILESLKKDDCTSSIPVLVLSSLGEKDIGMIVGIVDHLTKPVDSDRLLGLLSDLVTKSGKTSFKALVIDDDPMVVEMLSEMIRSFGYEVITASGGQEGINKAFETHPDVLIVDLMMPNVSGFDVISTLKSDSRTINIPLIVCTAKDMEADEVDYLNSNAFRILQKGAFSKEDLLNILGKLEKTSGNEDLSGSCGVDK
- a CDS encoding queuosine precursor transporter, with product MAFPVVWLYWIISLTVVTYVSAFIINRHREYGFPALVAFYTIYLAASQIVASRLIEFDLGFYTFFAPAAVFLYPFLSQAIDMINEVYGEKKARVAIIIAFVTQVLLVTFIVMTNSLTPAPFFEYETAWQSIFSQSIRIVIASWVSFLVFQNLDAYVFAWIKRNYPKQVFLRSASSDLLSLTLDSLIFVVLAFYGVAPLVPLIIGQIIAKNFIGLLDTPWFVWYKKYLENNSNLNE
- a CDS encoding DUF6141 family protein: MTYDDSADSIIYREVQKFRQIWLLVLLLLTAGLTWYGAIEQLVYGHPFGTNPASDEGMIAILAGMGIIFPIFMLSLRLEVVVRNSGLYVKFFPLHLSFRHFPFNEIISAEVISYRPLRDYGGWGIRYGRNSKAYSISGNKGLMLEFRNGKRLMLGSQEPDVLKMSMEQGRNRNNY
- a CDS encoding response regulator, which translates into the protein MKISLKLLSFSILFSIMILSAVSPGAVADEDTITIAVLVGDSHIRPFTRLNGTDTYLSSEMPEFTFDLVPMDFNSIQQGVSSGEIDFVIVDPATYVILEQSNGISNIATMETVTYLPPDYLEPDSTSFLGTVIFTENDREDIENLADTIDLSFLVVETPSWEGWWLAKREFTEHRIIPESDFKSIEFSDNPEEIVYSVLDGDFDVGIIPCGILEKMYMEGKIGLDEFKVIHPQEYDDYPFFVSTRLHPGWVIAKSPQTSKSISERISVSLLSMPSSMSANSSIGDVAGWTVPQDYVPVLECLRDINEGPFQETIDLMATLERMKYFLVGILFLLVVATASVFYVNNLNSKLENEILSKNEAEELLKRKHQIEKTMLTISSMLTYPGNVDMAIDMSLMEIGTLCGASRAYLFIFNEDDVTMSNTHEWCSEDVQAQKDELQDLPADMFPWWMSKLKNDEMINITDISSLPPEASAEKEILEMQDIKSVLVLPVFTEGTLIGFVGLDEVEGTRSWNSDDFDTLNMYSTLMAMVLKRRSMEKSLRESEQHLKRVLEGSNEGTWDVNLKEDYLIFNRRYADIIGYEEEEIGHNFEWMKQHIHPVDMECAVMAIDNILNSTTTIAECEYRIRGKDGKYRWVSNKGKVVEYSENGEPLHIAGVLVDISERKEAEATLLAAKKTAEEANRTKSEFLANMSHELRTPLNSVIGFADILAEETFGSLNDKQQRYVGNISKSGRHLLSLINDILDLSKIEAGKMTLHPEEFEIGDSLDEIRSIISPLAHKKDINLEVNIVPDAITVNADKGKFKQIIYNLLSNAIKFTDNEGSVIIYVTLQGDCVRVEIKDNGIGISKENQEKLFKAFTQIDSSSCRVYEGTGLGLVLVKNFIEQHHGNIWIESEIGSGSSFIFEIPLDFDASSPVCVSESNGETTEEYEVSRTVCPITSGIKSVENEDNYRPLILVVEDDKKSQEILSFTLRDAGYNVRFADNGKEALELAKELHPFAITLDIMMPEMDGWDVLRNLKKEKGTEDIPVVIVSIVDERDLGVIWGAFDYFVKPIDREGLLSSLDRLKTLKSFEKVNVLAIDDEPSVLELMDSMLLTEGYNVIMASSGKEGIEKALTFSPDVIILDLMMPVIDGFDVIKELKKHPSTIDIPIIVCTAKDLDVHEKDELDKNVSFIMQKGIFKKQDLLSCIRNVENLSSKAEEE
- the cutA gene encoding divalent-cation tolerance protein CutA, whose amino-acid sequence is MHSIVYTTTSSKEEARKIARELVERKLAACVNIHPIDSIYEWEGKIEEDEEFALSIKTTTSKVPEVTEHIRKVHSYELPAIISWEITGEAEYLKWISANVRK